The following proteins come from a genomic window of Halomarina ordinaria:
- a CDS encoding DsbA family protein: MGNNSTRGSSWSRTEEQPEPTDEPAQTDVTTFSDSDEVSTNQSGPVGPGAGAGAIAGSSSLVGQEQGEHDEEHPVNDEVPDEEFHDNESDEGEQPEKDVDEDEDDEEEDDTVTITQVVDPLSFVSFDMQPVMKRVAENYDEQVDIEFVPAPVREIPEEPPAARNGMPLDPSVWSDLPETTEMATRAWIAAMRQGCGDEYLRRTWITVFAEGIAPDQTTLRTTAEDLDLDVKQFDADMDDVDLPTGACPELPVTNVATDVPAPKTGPLRYAELRVLLATRGVAATARRSVDEFVAEHQPVATAEVREVYEHPTLEEAVAALEQAEGVSRQHIGIGTFWRRS, translated from the coding sequence ATGGGAAACAACTCCACCCGAGGATCATCCTGGTCCCGAACAGAAGAGCAACCCGAACCGACGGACGAACCCGCCCAAACGGATGTCACTACGTTCTCGGACAGCGACGAGGTGTCGACGAATCAGAGTGGACCTGTTGGGCCCGGAGCCGGTGCAGGAGCAATCGCTGGGAGCTCATCGCTCGTCGGACAGGAGCAGGGCGAGCATGACGAGGAACATCCCGTCAATGATGAAGTTCCTGACGAGGAGTTCCATGACAACGAGTCCGATGAAGGAGAGCAACCGGAGAAGGACGTCGACGAGGACGAAGACGACGAGGAAGAGGACGACACCGTCACTATCACACAGGTCGTCGACCCGCTGAGCTTCGTTTCGTTCGATATGCAGCCAGTGATGAAACGGGTCGCTGAGAACTACGATGAGCAGGTCGATATCGAGTTCGTTCCGGCACCCGTCCGTGAGATCCCGGAGGAACCTCCTGCCGCTCGAAACGGAATGCCATTGGATCCGTCTGTCTGGTCTGATCTCCCTGAGACGACGGAGATGGCTACTCGTGCTTGGATTGCAGCAATGCGTCAGGGATGTGGTGATGAGTATCTCCGACGGACCTGGATAACCGTCTTCGCAGAAGGCATTGCTCCAGATCAGACGACTCTCCGGACCACTGCAGAGGACCTGGATCTCGACGTGAAGCAGTTCGATGCGGACATGGACGATGTCGACCTACCGACTGGTGCGTGTCCCGAACTCCCGGTCACGAACGTGGCGACAGACGTTCCCGCGCCCAAGACGGGTCCGCTGAGATACGCCGAATTGCGGGTACTGCTGGCAACGAGGGGTGTAGCGGCGACTGCTCGTCGGTCGGTGGATGAGTTCGTCGCGGAGCACCAACCAGTCGCAACCGCAGAAGTCCGGGAGGTCTACGAGCATCCTACACTCGAAGAAGCAGTCGCTGCTCTCGAACAAGCAGAAGGGGTCAGTCGGCAACACATCGGCATTGGAACCTTCTGGAGACGTTCCTGA
- a CDS encoding substrate-binding domain-containing protein, with amino-acid sequence MQIQRRAFLAAAASGALAGLAGCTEQLAGGSGDGADVAGETLTLTTTTSTYDTGLLDELNVPFEEMYGVTVDSVSQGTGEAIETASNGDSDVVMVHARSQEDEFMEEGYGVNRRDIMFNDFVVVGPEDDPAGIEGTESAEEAFATIAEEEATFVSRGDNSGTHTKELAIWEEAGVDPGGDWYNETGQGMGEVLNVTNEQEGYTLADRGTYLSQRSEIDLVILVQGPIEGGPELLSNPYGIMAVNPAVHDNVNYDLAMAYIGYITSPEAQQLIEDFEANGEQLFFPRALSEEPDFQQYVPEGWSSESANGTATNGTTNGSNTTGGNATGGNATENNASSE; translated from the coding sequence ATGCAGATACAACGCCGAGCGTTCCTCGCCGCGGCGGCGAGCGGGGCGCTGGCAGGGCTCGCCGGGTGTACGGAACAGCTCGCTGGCGGCAGCGGCGACGGCGCCGACGTGGCCGGCGAGACGCTGACGCTGACGACGACGACCAGCACGTACGACACGGGCCTCCTCGACGAGTTGAACGTCCCGTTCGAGGAGATGTACGGCGTGACCGTCGACTCGGTGTCCCAGGGGACCGGCGAGGCCATCGAGACCGCCAGCAACGGCGATTCTGACGTGGTGATGGTCCACGCGCGTTCCCAGGAGGACGAGTTCATGGAGGAGGGGTACGGCGTCAACCGCCGTGACATCATGTTCAACGACTTCGTCGTCGTCGGTCCCGAGGACGACCCGGCGGGCATCGAGGGGACGGAGTCCGCCGAGGAGGCGTTCGCGACCATCGCCGAGGAGGAGGCGACGTTCGTCTCCCGCGGTGACAACTCCGGGACGCACACCAAGGAACTCGCCATCTGGGAGGAGGCGGGGGTCGACCCGGGCGGCGACTGGTACAACGAGACCGGCCAGGGGATGGGCGAGGTGCTCAACGTCACCAACGAACAGGAGGGCTACACCCTCGCGGACCGGGGGACGTACCTCTCGCAGCGCTCGGAGATCGACCTCGTCATCCTCGTCCAGGGACCGATAGAGGGCGGACCGGAGTTGCTCTCGAACCCCTACGGCATCATGGCGGTGAACCCCGCTGTGCACGACAACGTCAACTACGACCTCGCGATGGCGTACATCGGCTACATCACCAGCCCGGAGGCCCAGCAGCTCATCGAGGACTTCGAGGCCAACGGCGAACAGCTCTTCTTCCCGCGGGCGCTCTCGGAGGAGCCCGACTTCCAGCAGTACGTGCCCGAGGGGTGGAGCAGCGAGTCGGCGAACGGCACCGCGACGAACGGTACCACGAACGGTAGTAATACGACGGGGGGCAACGCGACGGGCGGTAACGCGACGGAGAACAACGCGTCGAGCGAGTGA
- a CDS encoding ABC transporter permease: MTVSPVASPAPLAFVEFPFEPVYVLSTIEVSLYVSVIAVLLSSLVSLPVALALGFTEFPGKRFAVSVINTGMGFPSVVVGLVVLFAVSNQGPLGELDLMFTKRAMIISQFVLATPAITAISLAAVAGVEQNVRDAARVLGGTRTDVALVTLKEARYGIATAVLAGFGRAISEVGSVLIVGGNIAGADGISKTRTLTTAIQLEARQGRYETAMVLGAVLVGVVLVVNAIVVRLGDEGVVR, encoded by the coding sequence GTGACCGTGTCTCCCGTTGCGAGTCCCGCTCCGCTCGCGTTCGTCGAGTTCCCGTTCGAACCCGTGTACGTCCTGAGCACCATCGAGGTGTCGCTGTACGTGAGCGTCATCGCGGTCCTGTTGAGTTCGCTCGTGAGCCTCCCCGTCGCGCTGGCGCTCGGGTTCACGGAGTTCCCGGGCAAGCGCTTCGCCGTGTCGGTCATCAACACCGGGATGGGCTTCCCGAGCGTCGTCGTCGGCCTCGTCGTGCTGTTCGCCGTCTCGAACCAGGGGCCGCTCGGCGAACTGGACCTGATGTTCACGAAGCGGGCGATGATCATCTCGCAGTTCGTGCTGGCGACGCCCGCCATCACGGCCATCAGCCTCGCGGCCGTCGCCGGCGTCGAGCAGAACGTCCGCGACGCCGCCCGCGTCCTCGGCGGCACCAGGACCGACGTCGCCCTCGTCACCCTCAAGGAGGCGCGGTACGGCATCGCCACCGCCGTCCTCGCCGGGTTCGGCCGGGCGATAAGCGAGGTGGGGTCCGTCCTCATCGTCGGGGGGAACATCGCGGGCGCGGACGGCATCTCGAAGACGCGCACGCTGACGACCGCCATCCAGCTCGAGGCGCGACAGGGGCGCTACGAGACGGCGATGGTGCTCGGTGCCGTCCTCGTCGGCGTCGTGCTGGTGGTGAACGCCATCGTCGTCCGCCTCGGCGACGAGGGGGTGGTGCGGTGA
- a CDS encoding ABC transporter ATP-binding protein, whose protein sequence is MTLRARDVSLAYDGTTVLDGLSLTVEGGEVVAVIGPSGVGKTTLLRLLALFERPDDGTVEFDGVDVWAAGESERLALRRRIGMVFQDAGLFDASVARNVEYGLRIRRSWRDRVGEELRSLVRSNGHPAAVEEALTVVGLADSREQTARSLSGGEAQRVSFARALAYDPDVLLLDEPTSDLDPRNTAVIEEAITEARDRGIGVVVATHDMHQAQRVADRVAVLLDADVSECGPTEAVFENPTDARTRKFISGELVY, encoded by the coding sequence GTGACGCTCCGCGCTCGCGACGTCTCGCTCGCCTACGACGGGACGACCGTCCTCGACGGCCTCTCGCTCACCGTCGAGGGGGGCGAGGTGGTCGCGGTCATCGGCCCGTCCGGTGTCGGGAAGACGACGCTGCTGCGACTGTTGGCGCTGTTCGAGCGTCCCGACGACGGGACCGTCGAGTTCGACGGCGTCGACGTCTGGGCCGCCGGCGAGAGCGAGCGCCTCGCGCTCCGTCGACGTATCGGGATGGTGTTCCAGGACGCCGGGCTGTTCGACGCCAGCGTGGCCCGGAACGTCGAGTACGGCCTCCGGATACGGCGCTCGTGGCGCGACCGGGTCGGCGAGGAACTCCGCTCACTCGTCCGGTCGAACGGCCACCCCGCCGCCGTCGAGGAGGCGCTGACGGTCGTCGGGCTCGCCGACAGCCGCGAGCAGACGGCGCGGTCGCTCTCCGGCGGCGAGGCCCAGCGCGTCTCGTTCGCCCGGGCGCTCGCGTACGACCCCGACGTCCTCCTGCTCGACGAACCGACCTCGGACCTCGACCCGCGCAACACCGCCGTCATCGAGGAGGCCATCACCGAGGCGCGCGACCGGGGCATCGGCGTCGTCGTCGCCACCCACGACATGCACCAGGCCCAGCGCGTCGCGGACCGGGTCGCCGTCCTGCTCGACGCCGACGTCAGCGAGTGTGGGCCGACGGAGGCCGTCTTCGAGAACCCGACCGACGCTCGCACCCGAAAGTTCATCTCCGGGGAACTGGTCTACTGA
- a CDS encoding TOBE domain-containing protein, with protein sequence MTTRKGFEPHLATDDVTVTRRDVEMLRAIAEHGSMHAAATELGRSYPHLQRRVVELEEALGPLTTRVRGGKGGGGTELTPAAVDLVGRFERLRVELAGVATVTESVIPGTVVDRDGELATVSTPAGDLTARTPVEATDVEIAVRSDAVVLVAPGATSGTSLRNRLTGTVAAIDAGDAIATVTVGVAEGVDLAAVVTCESVDRLDLAVGDEVVAAFKTTAARAIDPPLGD encoded by the coding sequence ATGACGACGAGAAAGGGGTTCGAGCCCCACCTCGCGACCGACGACGTCACCGTCACCCGGCGGGACGTCGAGATGCTCCGGGCCATCGCCGAGCACGGGTCGATGCACGCCGCGGCGACGGAACTGGGGCGGTCGTATCCACACCTCCAGCGGCGGGTCGTCGAACTGGAGGAGGCCCTCGGCCCGCTGACGACCCGCGTCCGGGGGGGCAAGGGCGGCGGCGGGACGGAACTCACGCCCGCGGCGGTCGACCTCGTCGGGCGGTTCGAGCGCCTCCGCGTCGAACTCGCGGGCGTGGCGACCGTCACCGAGTCCGTGATTCCGGGGACGGTCGTCGACCGCGACGGCGAACTGGCGACCGTCAGCACCCCGGCTGGCGACCTCACGGCCCGGACGCCGGTGGAGGCGACCGACGTCGAAATCGCCGTCCGGTCGGACGCGGTGGTCCTCGTGGCGCCGGGGGCCACCTCGGGGACGAGCCTGCGCAACCGGCTCACCGGGACGGTGGCCGCCATCGACGCCGGCGACGCCATCGCGACGGTCACGGTCGGCGTCGCCGAGGGCGTCGACCTCGCGGCCGTCGTGACCTGCGAGAGCGTCGACCGTCTCGACCTCGCGGTGGGCGACGAGGTGGTCGCCGCGTTCAAGACGACGGCGGCGCGGGCCATCGACCCACCGCTGGGTGACTAG
- the purF gene encoding amidophosphoribosyltransferase, producing the protein MTAGWTAGPTEKCGVVGVALADRDAARPLYYALYALQHRGQESAGIVTHDGFQQYDHVGMGLVGDAFTEADLDGLNGRVGIGHVRYPTAGSVDSSCAQPFSVSFKSGSLGLSHNGNLVNAEEVREDLEGLGHAFTSDGDTEVIAHDLARNLLDGDLIRAVRRTMGRIHGSYALTVMHDDTVVGLRDPAGNRPLCLGELDGGYVLASESAAIDVLDGDLIRDVRPGELVVLEGDGSGYETYQLVERENTAHCFFEHVYFARPDSVIDDELVYEVRRELGRELWAESGIETDVVMPVPDSGRAFASGYAEAASEARDTSEDTSESGGDVEFAEGLMKNRYVGRTFIMPTQDARERAVKLKLNPIRSTVEGRSVTLVDDSIVRGTTSNQLVSLLYEAGATAVHMRIGAPPIVAPCYMGIDMATREELIASDRTTEEIREVIGADSLAYLSIDAVARALDTARADLCLGCVTGEYPFDIDGEATDRDVSRPAIGGRPASADD; encoded by the coding sequence ATGACAGCTGGGTGGACGGCGGGCCCGACGGAGAAGTGCGGCGTCGTGGGGGTCGCCCTCGCCGACCGAGACGCCGCCCGACCGCTCTACTACGCGCTCTACGCGCTCCAGCACCGCGGCCAGGAGTCCGCCGGCATCGTCACCCACGACGGGTTCCAGCAGTACGACCACGTCGGGATGGGACTCGTCGGCGACGCCTTCACCGAGGCCGACCTCGACGGCCTCAACGGCCGGGTCGGCATCGGCCACGTCCGCTACCCGACGGCGGGGAGCGTCGACAGCTCCTGCGCCCAGCCCTTCTCCGTCTCGTTCAAGAGCGGGTCGCTCGGCCTCTCGCACAACGGGAACCTCGTCAACGCCGAAGAGGTCAGGGAGGACCTGGAGGGACTCGGCCACGCCTTCACCAGCGACGGCGACACCGAGGTCATCGCCCACGACCTCGCGCGCAACCTCCTCGACGGCGACCTCATCCGGGCGGTCCGGCGTACGATGGGACGCATCCACGGCTCGTACGCGCTCACCGTGATGCACGACGACACCGTCGTCGGCCTGCGCGACCCGGCGGGGAACCGACCGCTCTGTCTTGGCGAACTCGACGGCGGCTACGTCCTCGCCTCCGAGTCGGCGGCCATCGACGTCCTCGACGGCGACCTCATCCGCGACGTCCGCCCAGGCGAACTCGTCGTCCTCGAGGGGGACGGCTCGGGCTACGAGACCTACCAGCTCGTCGAGCGCGAGAACACGGCGCACTGCTTCTTCGAACACGTCTACTTCGCCCGGCCGGACTCCGTCATCGACGACGAACTCGTCTACGAGGTGCGCCGCGAACTCGGGCGCGAACTGTGGGCGGAGTCGGGCATCGAGACGGACGTGGTGATGCCCGTCCCCGACTCCGGGCGGGCGTTCGCCTCGGGGTACGCCGAGGCCGCGAGCGAGGCCCGTGACACCTCCGAAGACACCTCCGAGAGCGGCGGTGACGTCGAGTTCGCGGAAGGGCTGATGAAGAACCGGTACGTCGGGCGCACGTTCATCATGCCGACGCAGGACGCCCGCGAACGCGCCGTGAAGCTCAAACTGAACCCCATCCGCTCGACCGTCGAGGGGCGGTCGGTGACGCTCGTCGACGACTCCATCGTCCGGGGGACCACCTCCAACCAGCTCGTCTCGCTGCTCTACGAGGCGGGCGCGACGGCGGTCCACATGCGCATCGGCGCGCCGCCCATCGTCGCCCCCTGCTACATGGGCATCGACATGGCCACCCGCGAGGAACTCATCGCCTCCGACCGGACGACCGAGGAGATACGCGAGGTCATCGGCGCCGACAGCCTCGCGTACCTCTCCATCGACGCGGTGGCGCGGGCGCTCGACACCGCGCGCGCCGACCTCTGTCTCGGCTGTGTCACCGGCGAGTACCCCTTCGACATCGACGGCGAGGCGACCGACCGGGACGTCTCGCGGCCCGCCATCGGCGGCCGGCCGGCGAGTGCGGACGACTAG
- a CDS encoding 50S ribosomal protein L37e, producing the protein MTGAGTPSQGKKNKTTHVKCRRCGNKSYHVKKKVCSSCGFGKSAKRREYAWQSKKGE; encoded by the coding sequence ATGACTGGTGCAGGAACCCCCTCCCAAGGGAAGAAGAACAAGACGACGCACGTGAAGTGCCGTCGCTGTGGGAACAAGTCCTACCACGTGAAAAAGAAGGTCTGCTCGTCGTGCGGCTTCGGCAAGTCCGCCAAGCGTCGCGAGTACGCCTGGCAGTCGAAGAAGGGCGAGTAA
- a CDS encoding LSM domain-containing protein, with product MTGRPLDVLEESLGTDVTVHLKGGEVFTGELTGYDQHMNLVIDEGEDITIIRGDNVVSITP from the coding sequence ATGACTGGCAGACCTCTCGACGTACTCGAAGAGTCGCTCGGCACCGACGTCACCGTTCACCTGAAGGGCGGCGAGGTGTTCACCGGCGAGCTGACCGGCTACGACCAGCACATGAACCTCGTCATCGACGAGGGGGAAGACATAACGATTATACGCGGCGATAACGTCGTCTCGATAACTCCATGA
- a CDS encoding CaiB/BaiF CoA transferase family protein, whose translation MRTREGPLDGLRVVDCSGMISGGFATTQLADHGADVVFVEHPEYRDPLREWPPFEDGTSLWWKSIGRNKRCITLDLSDEDGRELLLDLVDDADVFFENFRPGTIEKWDLSPETLHERNPELVVVRLSGYGQTGPRAEKPGFGTVAEGISGWAHANGFPDREPLLPPISLADLTAANFAVQATMFALYERDLGRGGSGEGQVVDVSLYEPLFRLFVGDVEAYDKQGHVADRTGNRHPSAAPRNVYETRDGYMTLSASNQRIFERVAEAIGRPDIVEEDRFADNDRRVENVEALDEIIESWTREHTTEEAIERMEAVDAIVGPVYDIADIFEDEQYAARNDIVEVEDPDLGSLKTAATIPKFSRTPGAVEHAGAGHGEHTEAVFREELGLSEEEFAELRERGVL comes from the coding sequence GTGCGCACACGAGAGGGTCCGCTCGACGGACTCCGAGTCGTCGACTGTTCCGGGATGATAAGCGGCGGGTTCGCCACCACGCAACTCGCGGACCACGGCGCGGACGTCGTGTTCGTCGAACACCCGGAGTACCGCGACCCGCTGCGGGAGTGGCCGCCCTTCGAGGACGGCACCTCGCTGTGGTGGAAGTCGATCGGCCGCAACAAGCGCTGCATCACGCTCGACCTGAGCGACGAGGACGGGCGGGAGCTCCTCCTCGACCTCGTCGACGACGCCGACGTGTTCTTCGAGAACTTCCGCCCCGGCACCATCGAGAAGTGGGACCTCTCGCCGGAGACGCTCCACGAGCGCAACCCCGAACTGGTCGTCGTCCGTCTCTCGGGGTACGGCCAGACCGGCCCCCGGGCCGAGAAACCGGGCTTCGGGACGGTCGCGGAGGGCATCTCGGGGTGGGCGCACGCCAACGGCTTCCCCGACCGCGAACCGCTCCTCCCGCCCATCTCGCTCGCGGACCTCACGGCCGCCAACTTCGCCGTCCAGGCGACGATGTTCGCCCTCTACGAACGCGACCTCGGCCGCGGGGGCAGCGGCGAGGGGCAGGTCGTCGACGTGAGCCTCTACGAACCGCTCTTTCGGCTGTTCGTCGGCGACGTCGAGGCCTACGACAAGCAGGGGCACGTCGCCGACCGCACCGGCAACCGCCACCCGAGCGCCGCCCCGCGCAACGTCTACGAGACGCGCGACGGCTACATGACCCTCTCCGCCTCGAACCAGCGCATCTTCGAGCGCGTCGCCGAGGCCATCGGTCGCCCGGACATCGTCGAGGAGGACCGCTTCGCGGACAACGACCGCCGCGTGGAGAACGTCGAGGCACTCGACGAAATAATCGAGTCCTGGACGCGCGAGCACACCACCGAGGAGGCCATCGAGCGCATGGAGGCCGTCGACGCCATCGTCGGCCCCGTCTACGACATCGCGGACATCTTCGAGGACGAACAGTACGCGGCCCGGAACGACATCGTGGAGGTCGAGGACCCCGACCTCGGGTCGCTGAAGACGGCCGCGACGATACCGAAGTTCTCGCGCACGCCCGGCGCCGTCGAACACGCCGGCGCGGGCCACGGCGAACACACGGAGGCCGTCTTCCGCGAGGAACTCGGCCTCTCCGAGGAGGAGTTCGCTGAACTGCGCGAGCGAGGGGTGCTCTGA
- a CDS encoding LeuA family protein, whose translation MYLCDVTLREGDQMPGRNYTEAQKVAAGRALDRLGVDAIQPGFPVTGEKDVRVTRTLADECEADVVALARAVSGDVDAALDAEADVVEVFGALSSLQLEHALGTDRETMFERFDAAIERVRDGGATPHLTLVDAFRTEREHLVAAFERYPDLPMVTLADTVGVRTPASLRHDLTALGEGVDLARVGVHLHDDLGCATANALVAHEVGVGKADVSVASLGERAGNPAVEEVVIAGVLEYGESFGVTAADLVPACRTVLAALEESVPPRKAILGSEVMEHESGIHTAAMLREPRTFEPFDPGAFGAERRLVFGAGTGRSGARQLLERAGADADEETVAAYLDRLAAEGPLDTEEAVDLARREFAS comes from the coding sequence ATGTACCTCTGCGACGTCACGCTCCGCGAGGGCGACCAGATGCCCGGGCGGAACTACACCGAGGCACAGAAAGTGGCGGCCGGCCGCGCGCTCGACCGCCTCGGCGTCGACGCCATCCAGCCCGGCTTCCCCGTCACCGGCGAGAAGGACGTCCGCGTGACTCGGACGCTCGCCGACGAGTGCGAGGCGGACGTCGTCGCGCTCGCCCGCGCGGTCTCCGGCGACGTCGACGCCGCACTCGACGCGGAGGCGGACGTCGTCGAGGTGTTCGGCGCGCTCTCGTCGCTCCAGCTGGAGCACGCCCTCGGGACGGACCGCGAGACGATGTTCGAGCGCTTCGACGCGGCCATCGAACGCGTCCGCGACGGCGGGGCGACCCCGCACCTCACGCTCGTCGACGCCTTCCGGACCGAGCGCGAACACCTCGTCGCCGCCTTCGAGCGCTACCCGGACCTCCCGATGGTGACGCTCGCGGACACGGTCGGCGTCCGGACGCCCGCCTCGCTCCGTCACGACCTGACCGCCCTCGGCGAGGGCGTCGACCTGGCGCGCGTGGGCGTCCACCTCCACGACGACCTCGGCTGCGCGACGGCGAACGCGCTCGTCGCCCACGAGGTGGGGGTGGGGAAGGCGGACGTCTCGGTCGCCTCGCTCGGCGAGCGCGCCGGCAACCCCGCCGTCGAGGAGGTGGTCATCGCGGGCGTCCTCGAGTACGGCGAGTCGTTCGGCGTCACCGCCGCCGACCTCGTCCCGGCCTGCCGGACCGTCCTCGCCGCTCTCGAGGAGTCGGTCCCGCCGCGCAAGGCGATTCTCGGGAGCGAGGTGATGGAACACGAGTCGGGCATCCACACCGCCGCGATGCTCAGGGAACCGCGCACGTTCGAACCGTTCGACCCCGGCGCGTTCGGCGCCGAGCGTCGCCTCGTCTTCGGGGCCGGCACGGGCCGCTCGGGCGCCCGCCAACTCCTGGAGCGCGCGGGGGCCGACGCCGACGAGGAGACGGTGGCCGCCTACCTCGACCGGCTGGCCGCCGAGGGGCCGCTCGACACCGAGGAGGCGGTCGACCTGGCGCGCCGGGAGTTCGCCTCGTAG
- a CDS encoding helix-turn-helix domain-containing protein, translating into MSGGDVVYQAELHLQQEKACVLTALADENEGPLDIDIEELHDHNVTFVLHANGHADDWEDHLRAAEEVHHVDRLDDETLLVTKRSCGAYGAILKNHGVLRRTTSIGSRERVYHVLVFDREDLKAIVEDFRKVGSVTLGSLSEFGEGSSSLTPRQREVVETALDAGYFEWPREVTSEELAARLDISRPTFLEHLRKAEGTLLSQMLRESDGRARW; encoded by the coding sequence TTGTCCGGAGGGGACGTCGTGTACCAGGCTGAGCTACACCTGCAACAGGAGAAGGCGTGCGTGTTGACCGCCCTCGCCGACGAGAACGAGGGGCCACTCGACATCGACATCGAGGAACTCCACGACCACAACGTGACCTTCGTCCTGCACGCGAACGGGCACGCCGACGACTGGGAGGACCACCTCCGCGCGGCCGAGGAGGTCCACCACGTCGACCGCCTCGACGACGAGACGCTCCTCGTGACGAAGCGCTCCTGTGGCGCCTACGGCGCCATCCTGAAGAACCACGGCGTCCTCCGACGCACGACGAGCATCGGCTCCCGGGAGCGCGTCTACCACGTCCTCGTCTTCGACCGAGAGGACCTGAAGGCCATCGTCGAGGACTTCCGGAAGGTGGGGTCGGTGACGCTGGGGAGCCTCTCGGAGTTCGGCGAGGGGTCCTCCTCGCTCACGCCCCGCCAGCGCGAGGTGGTCGAGACGGCGCTCGACGCCGGCTACTTCGAGTGGCCACGCGAGGTGACGAGCGAGGAACTCGCGGCCCGCCTCGACATCAGCCGCCCGACCTTTCTCGAACACCTCCGGAAGGCCGAGGGGACGCTCCTCTCGCAGATGCTCAGGGAGTCCGACGGCCGCGCGCGCTGGTGA